A part of Saimiri boliviensis isolate mSaiBol1 chromosome 11, mSaiBol1.pri, whole genome shotgun sequence genomic DNA contains:
- the HMGB4 gene encoding high mobility group protein B4, which produces MNMGKEIQLKPKANVSSYIHFLLNYRNKFKEQQPNTYVGFKEFSRKCSEKWRSISKHEKAKYEALAKLDKARYQEEMMNYVGKRKKRRKRDPQAPRRPPSSFLLFCQDHYAQLKRENPNWSVVQVAKATGKMWSATTDLEKQPYEQRAALLRAKYFEELELYRKQRKQCKQRTTRKYQLSARNRCRGKRVRQR; this is translated from the coding sequence aTGAACATGGGAAAAGAAATCCAGCTAAAGCCCAAGGCAAATGTCTCTTCTTACATCCACTTTTTGCTGAATTACAGAAACAAATTCAAGGAGCAGCAGCCAAATACCTACGTTGGCTTTAAAGAGTTCTCTAGAAAGTGTTCGGAAAAATGGAGATCCATCTCAAAGCATGAAAAGGCCAAATATGAAGCCCTGGCCAAACTTGACAAGGCCCGATACCAGGAAGAAATGATGAATTATGTCGGCAAGAGGAAGAAACGGAGAAAGCGGGATCCCCAGGCACCCAGACGGCCCCCATCATCCTTCCTACTCTTCTGCCAAGACCATTATGCTCAGCTGAAGAGGGAGAACCCGAACTGGTCAGTGGTGCAGGTGGCCAAGGCCACAGGGAAGATGTGGTCGGCGACTACAGACCTGGAGAAGCAGCCTTATGAGCAGAGAGCAGCTCTCCTGAGAGCTAAGTACTTCGAGGAACTTGAACTCTACCGTAAACAACGAAAACAATGTAAACAACGCACTACCAGGAAGTACCAACTGTCAGCTAGAAACCGGTGCAGAGGGAAAAGAGTCAGGCAGCGCTGA